A section of the Methanosarcina mazei S-6 genome encodes:
- a CDS encoding FAD-dependent oxidoreductase, giving the protein MGSNSGAKGTEDGSSRTEGEIQENISENASSNSRTEKEFAKVVIIGGGACGMATATKIRRQSDFDITVLSWDSHTAYSHCGIPFVLGKEIESLKKLIVKPLAFFRENKINVKLNEKVTSIDLNGQVVITGEGTYPFDRLVIATGSLPFIPRESRANILPYGIFTLRSLADGMLFEKALETARTVCIIGGGTIGIECASALTKRGIRTTLITRGNDLLTRQFDSDMSAIVREHLESLGVEVITGESVILPENFWKQKTLILRDRQLPADLVLLATGVKPETWLSRETGITIGKAGGIIVNEMLQVKAGEKFLSHVYAGGECAEVIDLITGESRLSQLGTTARSMADVIGNNITGKHSTFGPLADPWVAVAGDLQFGGVGLTSGQAEKQGIKTVTGFSRGRTRASYYPGRKDLYIKLLFKNNCLAGAQLAGGEGIKERIDALSLAIRKEATIKDLLNLETCYAPPVSTLVDPLTPAVKAAARNMRKIKGKGN; this is encoded by the coding sequence ATGGGAAGCAATTCTGGTGCGAAAGGTACTGAAGATGGAAGTTCTCGAACAGAAGGCGAAATTCAGGAAAATATTTCCGAAAATGCCTCTTCAAATTCCCGGACAGAAAAAGAGTTTGCAAAAGTGGTCATTATAGGGGGAGGAGCCTGCGGGATGGCAACTGCAACAAAAATTCGAAGGCAGAGCGATTTTGATATAACCGTGCTTTCATGGGATTCCCATACTGCTTACAGTCACTGCGGAATTCCTTTTGTCCTTGGAAAGGAAATTGAAAGTTTAAAAAAACTGATTGTAAAGCCTCTCGCTTTTTTCAGGGAAAACAAAATTAATGTGAAACTGAACGAGAAAGTAACCTCAATCGATCTGAACGGGCAGGTCGTTATTACAGGGGAAGGAACCTATCCTTTTGACAGACTGGTTATTGCTACGGGGAGCCTGCCTTTTATACCCCGGGAAAGCAGGGCAAATATTTTACCTTATGGAATCTTTACATTGAGAAGCCTTGCCGATGGCATGCTATTTGAAAAAGCACTGGAAACTGCCCGGACAGTCTGCATCATAGGCGGAGGCACGATAGGAATAGAATGTGCCTCAGCTCTTACAAAACGGGGGATCAGGACTACTCTTATAACGCGGGGCAATGACCTGCTTACCAGGCAGTTTGATTCCGATATGTCTGCAATTGTCAGGGAACATCTTGAAAGTCTCGGGGTTGAAGTTATCACAGGGGAATCTGTAATTTTGCCTGAAAACTTCTGGAAACAAAAAACTCTGATTCTAAGGGATAGACAGCTTCCTGCAGACCTTGTGCTGCTGGCAACTGGTGTAAAACCCGAAACCTGGCTTTCCAGAGAAACAGGAATAACGATCGGGAAGGCAGGAGGAATAATTGTAAATGAAATGCTTCAGGTAAAAGCAGGAGAGAAATTTCTCTCCCATGTGTATGCAGGGGGCGAATGCGCTGAAGTTATTGACCTTATAACCGGAGAGTCAAGACTGAGCCAGCTTGGTACAACAGCAAGAAGTATGGCAGATGTGATAGGAAACAATATAACAGGCAAACATTCGACTTTCGGGCCTCTTGCTGACCCCTGGGTGGCAGTTGCCGGAGACCTTCAGTTCGGAGGAGTTGGGCTAACATCCGGTCAGGCTGAAAAACAGGGGATAAAGACTGTAACAGGCTTTTCCAGAGGGCGCACCAGAGCTTCTTACTATCCCGGTCGAAAAGACCTCTATATAAAGCTTCTTTTTAAAAACAACTGTCTTGCAGGAGCACAGCTTGCAGGAGGAGAAGGAATAAAAGAAAGGATTGACGCTCTTTCCCTGGCGATAAGAAAGGAAGCAACAATTAAAGACCTCCTCAACCTTGAAACCTGTTATGCTCCTCCGGTTTCCACGCTTGTTGATCCTCTTACCCCGGCTGTAAAAGCTGCAGCCAGAAACATGCGGAAAATTAAGGGTAAGGGAAATTAA
- the rimI gene encoding ribosomal protein S18-alanine N-acetyltransferase: MVEIYNDIMIRRFAPEDFQEIVEIEEEAFSEHNSLVYMNFYEMVGDGFLVAEQEGKVVGYVVGYRSAENEGHIFSVGVKKEYRGRGIGTELIHAICDIFVANGLRYARLEVRTSNTGAQKLYRSIGFTQCWTEKKYYSDGEDGMVMKMHLHPYRLLISKQKYLEPVFSDNEFFTTIRGPISYYR; this comes from the coding sequence ATGGTAGAAATATATAATGATATCATGATAAGACGGTTCGCACCTGAGGATTTCCAGGAAATAGTCGAAATCGAGGAAGAGGCTTTTTCGGAGCATAACTCCCTGGTGTATATGAATTTTTACGAAATGGTTGGAGACGGCTTTCTGGTTGCAGAACAGGAAGGAAAAGTCGTGGGGTATGTTGTAGGCTACCGTTCTGCAGAAAATGAAGGGCATATATTCTCCGTCGGCGTTAAAAAAGAATACAGGGGAAGGGGGATAGGCACGGAACTTATCCATGCGATATGCGATATCTTTGTCGCAAACGGGCTCAGATACGCAAGACTCGAAGTAAGAACCAGTAATACTGGTGCACAAAAATTATACAGATCGATAGGATTCACACAATGCTGGACTGAAAAAAAGTATTATTCAGATGGAGAAGACGGTATGGTCATGAAAATGCATCTGCACCCATACCGCCTTTTGATCTCAAAACAAAAATATCTCGAACCCGTATTTTCGGACAACGAATTCTTTACTACTATAAGGGGCCCTATCAGTTATTACCGATAA
- a CDS encoding UPF0058 family protein — MHKEELIQLHTYMAQMKRYFERHGVTHEFDDYKALSISPVHIHRSKADHKRAIFILGGELATLMSRDDPIFEEASAHMRDSMNSVIKLIGNN; from the coding sequence ATGCACAAGGAAGAACTAATACAACTGCACACATATATGGCTCAAATGAAGAGGTACTTTGAGAGGCACGGTGTAACGCACGAGTTCGACGACTATAAGGCTTTATCGATAAGCCCTGTCCACATCCACAGGAGCAAGGCGGATCACAAGCGCGCAATTTTTATTTTAGGAGGCGAGCTTGCCACTCTCATGTCAAGGGATGACCCTATCTTTGAAGAAGCGTCTGCCCATATGAGAGATTCCATGAATTCCGTCATTAAACTTATCGGTAATAACTGA
- a CDS encoding (Fe-S)-binding protein, giving the protein MKNEVKNEEVKNETGRAEKLNKKETGEKSKKLPFEVDRRSVYKCVQCGTCRSVCPVFDVVGWESANTRGRMLIIKSLIEGRPPSEDVLSSLASCTTCGICAAKCPAGANPPEVVEAARAQLVKCGVTTDAQEKLRSAVATSGNSFGETRSRLHWLSDSERSTLPEKSDYVYFVGCFDSYRYPEFAKKTFEVLQHFGVTLLPDEQCCSSPLLRTGFREDAEKIMEHNLEQIRNVGAHTLITGCAGCYTTLKNNYPEELRVISLPEFLAEHLEELNLKRLDLSVTYHDPCHLGRHNKVYDAPRKVIQAICNLKEMKNIKENSRCCGGGGGVRIGYPDISLELARNRLDDVPEGVDYIVTSCPLCVRNLRDAGGNIEIIDIIELVAMAMQ; this is encoded by the coding sequence ATGAAAAACGAAGTAAAAAATGAAGAAGTAAAAAATGAAACCGGGAGGGCAGAGAAATTGAACAAAAAAGAAACAGGCGAGAAAAGCAAAAAGCTGCCCTTTGAAGTTGACCGCCGTTCGGTTTATAAATGCGTGCAGTGCGGAACCTGTCGTTCAGTCTGTCCTGTCTTTGACGTTGTCGGCTGGGAGTCTGCCAACACACGTGGAAGAATGCTTATTATTAAAAGCCTGATCGAAGGGAGGCCGCCGTCTGAAGATGTCCTTTCGAGCCTTGCTTCCTGCACTACCTGCGGGATCTGCGCTGCTAAATGCCCTGCCGGAGCCAATCCTCCAGAAGTAGTGGAAGCTGCCCGTGCCCAGCTGGTAAAATGCGGTGTGACAACAGATGCCCAGGAAAAATTGAGGTCAGCAGTTGCGACCAGCGGCAATTCGTTCGGTGAAACCAGAAGCCGACTACACTGGCTTTCTGATTCGGAACGCTCAACACTCCCTGAGAAGTCGGATTACGTGTACTTTGTAGGTTGTTTTGACTCTTACCGCTATCCGGAATTTGCAAAAAAGACCTTTGAGGTTTTGCAGCACTTTGGGGTAACCCTCCTGCCGGATGAGCAGTGCTGTTCATCTCCCCTTCTCCGCACCGGTTTCCGGGAAGACGCGGAAAAGATTATGGAGCACAACCTTGAGCAGATAAGAAATGTGGGAGCACACACCCTTATTACAGGCTGTGCAGGCTGCTACACCACCCTCAAGAACAATTATCCTGAAGAATTGAGAGTCATCAGTCTACCTGAGTTCCTTGCCGAGCACCTTGAAGAACTCAACCTGAAACGCCTTGACCTTTCAGTTACATATCATGACCCCTGCCACCTGGGCAGGCATAATAAGGTCTATGATGCTCCCAGAAAAGTTATTCAGGCAATCTGCAATCTTAAGGAAATGAAAAACATCAAAGAAAACTCCCGCTGCTGCGGCGGTGGGGGCGGAGTCAGGATAGGATATCCGGATATCTCCCTAGAACTTGCCAGAAACAGGCTCGACGATGTGCCTGAAGGCGTTGACTACATAGTGACATCCTGTCCTCTCTGTGTGAGGAATCTCAGAGATGCAGGCGGAAATATCGAGATAATCGATATTATAGAACTCGTGGCAATGGCGATGCAATAA
- the rtcA gene encoding RNA 3'-terminal phosphate cyclase, with product MIEIDGSYGEGGGQLVRTAVALSAVTGEEIKVTNIRENRPNPGLKQQHLKALETAAKICGARVSGLSQGSSELFFAPVEIKGGKYNIDIGTAGSITLLLQCIMPALPFVEEKVELTIRGGTDVAWSPTIDYLKHVTLRALEQFGYAGSVTLKERGYYPRGGGSVSAVFEPCKLHGFHFRKTEGNKKTESNPVGEGLKGEKSMMEEIIGVSHASNLPAHVPARQAESARSLFLEAGYDARIDVSSSEFFSTGSGITLWKGYCGGSALGKKGLPAEKVGRQAAEEVIKELRAGAAVDIHLADQLIPYMALAGNSSFTVRELTLHAATNIWVTEQFLDVKFKIKEKEGLFEVSVG from the coding sequence ATGATAGAAATAGACGGTTCTTACGGGGAAGGAGGTGGGCAGTTAGTCAGAACTGCTGTTGCCCTTTCTGCAGTTACAGGGGAAGAAATAAAAGTTACGAATATAAGAGAAAACAGGCCAAATCCGGGCCTGAAACAGCAACACCTTAAAGCTCTGGAAACTGCAGCAAAGATTTGTGGGGCACGGGTTTCAGGGCTTTCTCAGGGCTCCTCGGAATTATTTTTTGCTCCAGTGGAAATAAAGGGGGGAAAGTATAATATTGATATCGGGACCGCGGGGAGCATAACCTTGCTTTTGCAATGCATTATGCCAGCCCTGCCTTTTGTAGAAGAAAAGGTAGAGTTAACAATCAGAGGCGGGACTGACGTTGCATGGTCTCCGACAATCGACTACCTGAAGCATGTAACCCTCAGGGCACTTGAACAATTTGGATATGCGGGCAGCGTAACCCTGAAAGAGCGCGGCTACTATCCGAGAGGCGGAGGAAGTGTTTCAGCTGTTTTTGAGCCCTGTAAACTTCATGGTTTTCATTTCAGGAAAACTGAAGGAAATAAAAAAACAGAAAGTAACCCGGTGGGAGAAGGTTTGAAGGGAGAAAAAAGCATGATGGAAGAAATTATTGGAGTTTCACACGCATCTAACCTTCCTGCACATGTACCGGCCCGCCAGGCTGAATCTGCAAGGTCCCTGTTTCTTGAAGCCGGATATGATGCCCGGATAGATGTCAGTTCCTCCGAATTTTTCTCCACAGGAAGCGGAATAACTCTCTGGAAGGGCTATTGCGGGGGAAGTGCCCTTGGAAAAAAGGGGCTGCCTGCTGAAAAAGTAGGCAGGCAAGCTGCGGAAGAAGTTATTAAAGAACTCAGGGCAGGAGCTGCTGTGGACATTCATCTGGCAGACCAGTTAATTCCCTATATGGCACTTGCTGGCAACAGTTCCTTTACTGTCCGTGAGCTGACCCTGCATGCTGCGACTAATATCTGGGTGACAGAACAGTTTCTGGATGTGAAGTTCAAAATAAAGGAAAAGGAAGGCCTTTTTGAAGTATCTGTAGGCTGA
- the arcS gene encoding archaeosine synthase subunit alpha has translation MTQYFEVENRDGAARIGKLLLSPELRTPCALHTAALGNLENPGPVVDAGSLWTGSQEELQERIKKIREKTGKGTLVILPHQAYPPAIPAESLGKVKTFTSDGNNEIDGPAGSLLRIGGEVQKSDLYIIEGIGTLENNARRFLETLIDLKNRIPPDTALYAPNLALPENAAMLAYMGIDVTDDTRAEIAAYSDVYLTAAGSFYLDSLTEFPCRCRVCASTTPAELRTLPKAERAKLLAAHNRDALDAEFSLVREKIRAGNLREYVEGQCRVRPWLTALLRLGDFEYSYLEERVPAFRQNQLLADTSESLSRIEVVRFAQRIRERYTPPDLDILLLLPCAARKPYSTSQSHQKFILTLGKYRKFVHEVIITSPLGIVPRELELTYPAAHYDTAVTGHWDEEEKAWVSGCLEDYLSKYNYKAIVAHVEGAYREICERVARKLGIEIVYTAGESLTSYESLSSLKNTVESICTSEGFNRKSQNAEEEKKNFVKAVASYQFGEGAKYLFSGEVGTPVVKGRFPKYQLFVGKKQLATLIPQYGMLALSPEGGELVLKSEKYVVKIDDFVPRGSILAPGVLEADHGIRPNDEVIVLGKRALCVGRAAMSGKEMEKSGRGVAVDVRHVKKL, from the coding sequence ATGACACAGTACTTTGAAGTAGAAAATAGAGATGGAGCAGCACGTATAGGGAAACTCCTGCTCTCTCCCGAACTCCGCACTCCCTGTGCCCTGCATACGGCAGCACTCGGAAATCTTGAAAACCCGGGGCCTGTTGTTGATGCAGGCAGCCTCTGGACCGGTAGCCAAGAAGAACTTCAAGAACGCATTAAAAAAATCCGCGAAAAAACAGGAAAAGGGACCCTTGTAATTCTTCCACATCAGGCCTACCCTCCTGCCATTCCAGCAGAGTCGCTTGGAAAAGTAAAAACATTTACTTCCGATGGAAACAACGAAATTGATGGACCTGCAGGCTCTCTTTTGCGAATAGGCGGAGAGGTCCAGAAGAGCGACCTTTACATAATCGAAGGTATAGGGACTCTGGAAAATAACGCTCGCAGGTTTCTGGAAACTTTGATAGACCTTAAAAACCGCATCCCCCCTGACACTGCGCTGTACGCCCCAAATCTGGCGCTTCCTGAAAATGCAGCAATGCTTGCCTACATGGGGATCGATGTAACGGATGATACCAGGGCTGAGATTGCAGCTTATTCTGATGTTTACCTTACGGCTGCCGGCAGTTTTTATCTTGATTCACTGACAGAATTTCCGTGCAGGTGCAGGGTATGTGCCTCAACCACGCCTGCAGAATTAAGGACTCTCCCGAAAGCTGAAAGGGCAAAACTTCTTGCGGCGCATAACAGGGATGCTCTCGATGCCGAATTTTCCCTTGTAAGGGAAAAGATCAGGGCAGGTAACCTGCGTGAGTATGTAGAAGGTCAGTGCAGGGTCAGACCCTGGCTCACAGCTCTGTTGCGCCTTGGGGACTTTGAATATTCTTATCTCGAAGAAAGGGTCCCTGCTTTCCGGCAAAACCAGCTACTTGCAGATACTTCAGAGTCTCTTTCAAGGATCGAAGTGGTCAGATTTGCACAGCGCATACGGGAGAGATACACGCCTCCTGATCTTGATATCCTCCTGCTCCTTCCGTGTGCAGCCCGAAAACCTTACTCAACGTCACAGTCCCATCAAAAGTTCATACTTACCCTTGGCAAATACCGAAAGTTTGTCCATGAAGTGATCATAACGTCGCCCCTGGGAATCGTTCCCAGAGAACTTGAACTTACCTATCCGGCAGCCCATTACGATACTGCAGTCACCGGACACTGGGACGAAGAAGAAAAAGCCTGGGTTTCAGGCTGCCTTGAAGACTATCTCTCAAAATACAATTATAAAGCGATAGTTGCCCATGTGGAGGGAGCTTACAGAGAAATCTGTGAAAGAGTAGCCAGAAAGCTGGGAATTGAAATAGTTTATACTGCAGGGGAGAGCCTCACGTCCTACGAATCTCTTTCAAGCCTGAAAAATACTGTTGAATCTATCTGCACATCCGAGGGTTTTAACAGGAAAAGCCAGAATGCGGAAGAAGAGAAGAAAAACTTCGTAAAGGCGGTTGCAAGCTATCAATTTGGAGAGGGCGCAAAATATCTCTTTTCAGGAGAGGTCGGAACCCCTGTGGTGAAAGGGCGTTTTCCAAAATACCAGCTATTTGTTGGAAAGAAGCAGCTTGCAACTTTAATTCCGCAATACGGGATGCTTGCCCTCTCTCCTGAAGGAGGAGAACTGGTGCTAAAAAGTGAGAAGTATGTGGTAAAGATTGATGACTTTGTCCCACGTGGTTCCATTCTTGCTCCGGGTGTTCTTGAGGCAGACCACGGAATAAGGCCGAATGATGAGGTAATAGTGCTTGGAAAAAGAGCGCTCTGCGTAGGAAGAGCTGCGATGAGCGGAAAGGAAATGGAAAAGTCAGGAAGAGGTGTTGCAGTGGACGTGAGGCATGTTAAAAAACTTTAA
- a CDS encoding FAD-binding oxidoreductase, with amino-acid sequence MNITEELRKIVGGRLSVSPSELYCYSSDASQVKGMPDYVVRPESTDEVSRILRLAYENEIPVTARGAGTGLAGGAVPVSGGIVLDMSGMNRILEIDIDNIQVVVEPGMIQDALNDALKPYGFFFPPNPGSSAMCTIGGMIAYNASGMRCVKYGTTRNYVRDLEVVLADGTVIHTGSKMLKSAAGYDLTQLIIGSEGTLGIVTKASLKIAPLPKTRKLVIASFKSAEVAGQAVVKTFSNGVIPSACEILDRVSLQVLKRYDPKLVLPSEGDVILFEVDGTENSAREAAEQIIEVCSPLTLSIKLAESEKEMADIWAARKLVGAAVSRLDPTKTRIYVGEDVGVPIKKIPELLRRAQEISEKFNLPAMKYGHIGDGNLHLALFIDVLNEDEWDRLNRAADLVHRTAIELGGTVSSEHGVGAARAEYMEAQWGPAIEVMRAIKKALDPKGILNPGKLGL; translated from the coding sequence ATGAATATAACTGAAGAGCTTAGAAAAATCGTTGGTGGGCGGCTCTCGGTCTCGCCTTCTGAACTTTATTGTTATTCTTCTGACGCATCCCAGGTCAAGGGGATGCCTGATTACGTGGTGCGTCCTGAAAGCACCGACGAGGTCAGCCGCATTTTGAGGCTTGCCTATGAAAATGAAATCCCGGTTACTGCAAGGGGCGCAGGCACAGGTCTTGCCGGCGGAGCTGTCCCGGTCAGTGGGGGCATTGTGCTGGATATGTCGGGAATGAATCGTATTCTCGAAATTGATATTGACAATATCCAGGTAGTCGTGGAGCCCGGAATGATCCAGGACGCCCTTAACGACGCTTTAAAACCATACGGATTTTTCTTTCCCCCTAACCCGGGCAGCTCTGCAATGTGCACCATCGGGGGCATGATAGCTTATAATGCAAGTGGGATGCGCTGCGTTAAGTACGGAACAACCAGAAACTACGTCCGCGACCTTGAAGTGGTGCTTGCGGACGGGACTGTTATCCACACAGGCTCAAAAATGCTAAAATCAGCTGCCGGGTATGACCTGACACAGCTTATAATAGGATCTGAAGGCACGCTTGGAATTGTCACGAAAGCCAGCCTGAAGATCGCCCCTCTTCCGAAGACACGCAAACTTGTGATCGCCTCCTTTAAAAGTGCGGAGGTTGCAGGACAGGCAGTTGTAAAGACTTTTTCAAACGGAGTTATTCCATCAGCCTGTGAGATCCTTGACCGGGTTTCCCTGCAGGTGCTTAAACGTTATGACCCGAAACTTGTGCTCCCCTCTGAAGGTGATGTCATCCTTTTCGAGGTCGACGGCACTGAAAACTCGGCTCGTGAGGCAGCAGAGCAGATAATAGAAGTTTGCTCTCCTCTGACCCTTTCCATAAAGCTTGCAGAAAGCGAAAAGGAAATGGCAGATATCTGGGCAGCAAGGAAGCTGGTAGGCGCAGCAGTTTCTCGCCTTGACCCTACAAAAACCAGGATTTATGTAGGTGAAGATGTAGGGGTTCCTATTAAGAAGATCCCGGAACTGCTCAGGAGGGCACAGGAGATTTCCGAGAAATTTAACCTGCCTGCAATGAAATACGGGCATATAGGAGACGGAAACCTTCACCTAGCCCTTTTCATTGATGTCCTGAATGAAGATGAGTGGGACCGCCTTAACCGGGCTGCAGATCTTGTCCACAGGACTGCAATAGAGCTTGGGGGCACGGTCAGTTCCGAACACGGTGTCGGTGCAGCCAGAGCCGAATACATGGAAGCCCAGTGGGGACCTGCTATTGAAGTGATGCGTGCAATTAAGAAAGCCCTTGACCCAAAGGGAATCCTGAATCCGGGTAAACTGGGGCTGTAA
- the dnaG gene encoding DNA primase DnaG, translating into MQNTDTTKYIIHSKINADGVIERPDIVGAIFGQTEGLLGADLDLRDLQKTGRIGRIEVMVTAKGGKTKGNIFVPSSLDKVETSILAASLETIDRVGPCSAKIEVFQVEDVRAVKRKKIIERAKLIFTKMFDETVPESQELADEVRQSVRVDELTYYGKSRIPCGPNVLNSDAIIILEGRADILNLLRYGIKNTICVGGTNIPPEVAELTKKKTVTAFTDGDRGGELIIRELLQVADIDYVARAPDGKCVEDLVQKEIIRALRRKVPVEQIIEKYGIQERENEDSACRLERVSKRKIRAPEIVPRIAEKKLHKRVKVHRVSPKADIHEEEFPEEMEETGPERAPEKIFEKVTERIPERPAEKTSAAAERVEARTSVAKPAVMARAVPATRVTRGKAAAEKGPAVKVPGGEAVRVSPAPARQAPAPVSPEAIRFRPHVDALKGTLTARILDSDDKVIEEIAVRDLASRLKNYRDNVKSVVFDGVITQRLVDIASSNEIKNLIGVKIGNIAKVPADMEVLTSSML; encoded by the coding sequence ATGCAAAATACTGATACAACAAAATACATTATTCACTCTAAAATCAATGCTGATGGGGTTATTGAGCGTCCGGATATCGTAGGCGCAATTTTTGGTCAGACTGAAGGTCTTCTTGGAGCTGACCTTGATCTGCGTGATTTGCAGAAAACCGGAAGGATCGGAAGGATTGAGGTAATGGTCACTGCTAAAGGTGGAAAAACCAAAGGAAATATCTTCGTTCCTTCTAGCCTTGATAAAGTAGAGACATCAATTCTTGCAGCATCGCTGGAAACCATTGACAGGGTAGGTCCCTGCAGTGCCAAGATAGAGGTTTTCCAGGTAGAAGATGTCAGGGCTGTAAAACGCAAAAAAATCATTGAGAGGGCAAAACTCATTTTTACGAAAATGTTCGATGAGACTGTGCCCGAATCTCAGGAACTTGCCGATGAAGTAAGACAGTCTGTAAGGGTTGATGAGCTGACCTATTATGGCAAGTCAAGAATACCCTGCGGGCCGAATGTGCTTAACTCGGACGCTATTATTATTCTCGAGGGCAGGGCTGATATCCTGAACCTCCTCCGTTATGGGATTAAAAATACCATCTGCGTTGGTGGAACCAACATTCCTCCTGAGGTTGCCGAACTTACTAAAAAGAAAACAGTAACCGCTTTTACGGATGGTGACCGTGGCGGAGAACTCATTATACGTGAACTTTTGCAGGTAGCAGACATCGACTATGTTGCCCGTGCGCCGGATGGCAAATGTGTGGAAGACCTGGTCCAGAAAGAAATTATCAGAGCTCTCCGCCGCAAGGTTCCGGTGGAACAGATCATTGAGAAATACGGGATTCAGGAAAGAGAAAATGAAGACAGCGCATGCAGGCTGGAACGTGTTTCTAAAAGAAAGATCAGAGCTCCGGAAATTGTTCCCAGGATTGCTGAGAAGAAGCTGCATAAGCGTGTGAAGGTTCACAGGGTATCTCCAAAAGCAGACATCCATGAAGAGGAGTTCCCTGAAGAAATGGAAGAAACCGGCCCTGAAAGAGCTCCGGAAAAAATTTTCGAAAAGGTCACTGAAAGAATTCCAGAAAGGCCTGCTGAAAAAACTTCTGCTGCGGCAGAAAGAGTTGAGGCAAGAACCTCTGTTGCAAAGCCTGCGGTTATGGCAAGGGCAGTTCCTGCTACCAGAGTCACCAGAGGAAAAGCTGCGGCTGAAAAAGGCCCGGCTGTAAAGGTTCCTGGAGGAGAGGCGGTTAGGGTTTCCCCGGCTCCGGCAAGACAGGCCCCGGCTCCGGTTTCTCCGGAAGCTATAAGGTTCAGGCCTCACGTTGATGCTCTTAAAGGTACTTTGACTGCAAGGATTCTTGACTCCGATGATAAGGTTATAGAAGAAATCGCAGTAAGAGACCTTGCAAGCAGGCTAAAGAACTACAGGGATAATGTGAAAAGTGTAGTTTTTGATGGCGTGATCACACAGAGGCTCGTTGATATCGCTTCTAGCAATGAAATCAAAAACCTTATAGGAGTAAAAATAGGAAATATCGCTAAAGTTCCTGCAGATATGGAAGTTTTGACCTCAAGCATGCTCTGA